A stretch of the Acyrthosiphon pisum isolate AL4f chromosome A2, pea_aphid_22Mar2018_4r6ur, whole genome shotgun sequence genome encodes the following:
- the LOC100575277 gene encoding uncharacterized protein LOC100575277 isoform X2: MNTFVRDGAVIRKRRARQSLSARSTEPERKKIYRAHNDGATSARRDLALSTLQIHSGESSVNQSKVAAEKESRYSNVEFTRAKAFLYLNYKKISSSNVNKLLKEHLKKFDGNETHLKRTFEQCYDLTGSVEKSKAMMKQLATNTCSRLDLIPNLSSGVSERRLSILPCKVVEKTVKKHIIIKNKKSRDIRLKENIDNRNLTMFGKENSSTDKTIIYTTKLNDYIKEPIIDFDSDSTIVSDDEEIGKRSCMLTKAYSLRPDKGAIVRISSNLIKNNPQSNTICAKKSISTTSLSKTSVHKKFKKGSNICDTGDSKISASNMNNLEEINSQLNTDASIQNAESFALETGNHVGQIIIPQLKIDGIIKNSKVPAFEKNVEGENTVAHRNSEGPVLAQNIDDEETPPLVIDEFVENAESTVLETDVGEIMVSKLITEENVQSSNRTILETNTLVRKTIDLELEKSTSYQDLANSQIDTDIDDSKKQCALETDVGEDIVPKLMDKHFENTHSTALEINVERENTVPHENSEDPVLTQNIDDEETHPLVIDEFVENAESTVLETDVGEIMVSKLITEENVQSSNRTILETNTLVRKTIDLELEKFSSNPDLANCQIETNIDDSKKQSALETDVGEVMVPKLMDKYFENAHSTALKINVEGENTFAHRSSKGPVLAQNIDDEDTPPLVIDEFVENAESTVLKTDVGEIMVSKLTTEENVQSSNRTILEMNTLVGKIIDLELEKSTSDQGLVNSQINELKIDTYIDDSKKQSAFETDVGNSIIDENVQSSNSTILETNSLVGKIIDQELEKSISHQDLANYKINELHIDTDIDDLKNLSEILDHTNLVLKIRKIINTDDEVFKSSIIKDLATYFLNDDFLYKVDALWKTTESELVGELIIKLLNMFNDIKYNMAQFTGCLICIFREIAQKSSILPCQLKLKLIVFLDAVKKYIKFHDNALWRTWFLPSMFFDWCFTVASIFMNTKNEFKIDFNKSILRNATAYYKMVRRCAYLFINQDLKPSKSHKKSGIFELTRIDDLLEIDDIHATNDPKVIPNISIDIPLNDLKRKKLKTDDTRIDTINHTTSGNIEKVCLAPVDPKIPKIIVRPQFNYSNSFVNKLNWFNNNVSDLMKKFNVSTSNESIESSIVQNNTTYVDNNKVPSSVSKRRCVVTNENKPTQSKKSKTLDESPRVFFTIANNPKEFDISYGSSAIAQKSRSSAVSKNVSSSSTVPNNLSSSAAVPQSLVPSTVSHNLSPYYNHYSSSNTSSQLPVTSQTVASRSLSVYYNNINSNITQAPIGLPSLSNTTQSSDANTNPSLNINRTSIIYPPQSNNHRAIHHQSSAATNSQRPKAATTWPSNKYTNMCSDPSCSKSSTYTTQYTNSAASSYSQSTYSHNIPSAISHPQYSNALTYPTTYTNPLLSDLLASNTAGVASMNTYMQHQSYNYSNSYSSQNNLKTPDHNTQVSPDLPDARLPNMPNHLAADTINQMCMAANCTNFSSFSCNTCLAAFYCSIQCQKSDWHYHQNECCVSY, translated from the exons ATGAACACATTCGTGCGTGACGGTGCGGTAATCCGCAAAAGACGAGCTCGTCAGAGTTTGAGTGCGCGCAGCACCGAACCAGAGAGGAAAAAGATTTACAGGGCACACAACGACGGAGCGACATCAGCGCGGCGTGACCTTGCGTTAAGTACTCTCCAAATACATTCCGGTGAAAGTTCAGTCAACCAATCGAAG gtTGCAGCTGAGAAGGAATCCAGATATTCAAATGTTGAATTTACGCGAGCAAAAgcttttttgtatttaa attacAAGAAAATTAGTTCTTCTAACGTTAACAAACTTCTCAAAGAACATTTAAAGAAATTTGATGGAAATGAAACGCATTTAAAAAGG ACTTTTGAACAATGTTACGATTTAACCGGATCTGTAGAAAAGAGTAAAGCTATGATGAAACAACTTGCGACTAACACATGTTCAAGACTTGATCTTATACCTAATTTATCTTCAGGAGTTAGTGAAAG GAGGTTATCCATTTTGCCATGTAAAGTTGTcgaaaaaactgttaaaaaacacataataattaagaataaaaaaagtagGGATATccgtttaaaagaaaatattgataatcgAAATTTAACAATGTTTGGCAAGGAGAATTCATCAAcagataaaacaattatatatacaacaaaacTTAATGATTATATCAAAGAACCTATAATAGATTTTGATTCTGATTCAACAATAGTTTCAGATGATGAAGAAATTGGTAAAAGAAGTTGTATGCTAACTAAAGCTTATAGCCTACGACCAGACAAGGGTGCTATTGTCCGCATAAgttctaatttaattaaaaataatcctcaatcaaatacaatttgtgctaaaaaatcaatttcaacAACTAGTCTATCAAAAACTTcggttcataaaaaatttaaaaaaggttcaAATATTTGCGATACTGGAGATTCTAAAATATCGGCATCAAATATGAATAATCTTGAAGAGATAAATTCACAACTAAATACCGACGCAAGCATTCAAAACGCTGAAAGTTTTGCACTGGAAACGGGTAATCATGTTGGACAAATCATAATTCCACAGCTTAAAATTGacggaattattaaaaattccaaagtccctgcatttgaaaaaaacgtTGAAGGAGAAAATACTGTTGCACATAGAAATTCTGAAGGTCCAGTATTGGCTCAGAATATTGATGATGAAGAAACTCCTCCGTTAGTAATAGATGAATTTGTTGAAAATGCTGAGAGTACTGTATTGGAAACCGACGTTGGAGAAattatggtttcaaaattaataacagaAGAAAATGTTCAATCTTCCAATAGAACCATATTGGAAACGAATACTCTTGTTAGAAAAACTATAGATCTAGAATTAGAAAAATCTACAAGTTATCAAGATTTGGCCAATTCTCAAATTGATACAGATATTGATGATTCGAAAAAACAATGTGCATTGGAAACCGATGTGGGAGAAGATATAGTTCCAAAATTAATggacaaacattttgaaaatacccATAGTACTGCATTAGAAATAAACGTTGAAAGAGAAAATACAGTTCCACATGAAAATTCTGAAGATCCCGTATTGACTCAGAATATTGATGATGAAGAAACTCATCCGTTAGTAATAGATGAATTTGTTGAAAATGCTGAGAGTACTGTATTGGAAACCGACGTTGGAGAAattatggtttcaaaattaataacagaAGAAAATGTTCAATCTTCCAATAGAACCATATTGGAAACGAATACTCTTGTTAGAAAAACTATAGATCTAGAATTAGAAAAATTTTCAAGTAATCCAGATTTGGCCAATTGTCAAATTGAAACAAATATTGATGATTCGAAAAAACAATCTGCATTGGAAACCGACGTTGGAGAAGTTATGGTTCCAAAATTAAtggacaaatattttgaaaatgcccATAGTactgcattaaaaataaacgttgAAGGAGAAAATACATTTGCACATAGAAGTTCTAAAGGTCCAGTATTGGCTCAGAATATTGATGATGAAGATACTCCTCCGTTAGTAATAGATGAATTTGTTGAAAATGCCGAGAGTACTGTATTGAAAACTGATGTTGGAGAAattatggtttcaaaattaacaaCAGAAGAAAATGTTCAATCTTCCAATAGAACCATATTGGAAATGAATACTCTTGTTGGAAAAATTATAGATCTAGAATTAGAAAAATCTACAAGTGATCAAGGTTTGGTAAATTCTCAAATTAATGAATTGAAAATTGATACATATATTGATGATTCGAAAAAACAATCTGCGTTTGAAACCGACGTTGGAAATTCAATAATAGACGAAAATGTTCAATCTTCCAATAGTACAATATTGGAAACGAATTCTCTTGTTGGTAAAATTATAGATCAAGAATTAGAAAAATCTATAAGTCATCAAGATTTAgccaattataaaattaacgaaTTGCATATCGATACGGATATTGATGATTTGAAAAATCTATCGGAAATATTGGACCATACAAATTTAGTgcttaaaattagaaaaattattaacacgGATGATGAGGTATTTAAAAGTTCTATAATAAAAGATTTagctacatattttttaaatgatgattTTCTATACAAAGTAGATGCATTATGGAAAACTACTGAATCAGAACTTGTTGGAGAGTTAATCATAAAACTccttaatatgtttaatgacatcaaatataatatggcacAATTTACAGGTTGtttaatttgcatatttcgTGAAATCGCTCAAAAGTCTTCCATTCTCCCGTgtcaattgaaattaaaattgattgtgTTCCTTGATGCtgttaaaaaatacatcaaatttcATGATAATGCATTATGGAGAACTTGGTTTTTACCTAGTATGTTCTTCGATTGGTGTTTTACTGTCGCTTCTATTTTTATGAatactaaaaatgaatttaaaatagattttaataagtCAATTTTAAGAAATGCAACAGCGTACTATAAAATGGTTAGAAGGTGTGCAtatctatttattaatcaaGATTTGAAACCAAGTAAGTCACATAAGAAGAGTGGTATATTTGAATTGACTAGAATTGATGACCTCTTGGAAATTGATGATATACATGCCACGAATGATCCAAAAGTAATACCAAATATATCTATTGACATACCTTTGAATGATCTTAAACGCAAAAAACTGAAAACGGATGACACCCGTATAGATACTATTAATCATACTACATCAGGAAATATAGAGAAAGTGTGTCTTGCTCCAGTTGATcctaaaatacctaaaataatagtACGTcctcaatttaattattcaaattcattcgttaataagttaaattggtttaataataatgtcagtGACCTTATGAAAAAATTCAACGTATCAACTTCTAATGAAAGTATTGAAAGTTCTATTGTCCAAAATAATACTACATATGTTGATAACAATAAAGTACCATCATCTGTTAGTAAACGCCGATGTGTAgtaacaaatgaaaataaaccgACACAAAGTAAAAAATCCAAAACACTAGATGAATCTCCACGCGTATTTTTTACCATTGCAAATAATCCTAAAGAATTTGACATATCTTATGGTTCATCAGCAATCGCTCAGAAGTCGAGATCATCAGCAGTCTCTAAGAATGTAAGTTCATCATCAACAGTCCCTAATAATTTAAGTTCATCAGCAGCAGTTCCTCAGAGTTTAGTGCCATCAACAGTTTCTCATAATTTGAGTCCATATTACAATCATTATTCTTCTAGTAATACCAGTAGTCAACTTCCGGTAACTTCGCAAACAGTAGCCTCTCGAAGTTTAagtgtatattacaataatatcaattccAATATTACGCAGGCTCCTATTGGTTTGCCATCACTTTCTAATACTACACAATCTTCAGATGCGAATACAAATCCATCACTTAATATAAACAGAACATCTATTATTTATCCACCTCAATCAAATAACCACCGAGCGATTCACCATCAGAGTTCAGCTGCAACGAATTCACAGCGTCCAAAGGCAGCAACTACATGGCCATCAAACAAGTATACCAATATGTGTAGTGATCCTTCTTGCAGTAAATCTAGTACTTACACTACTCAATACACAAATTCTGCTGCCTCGTCGTATTCACAATCGacatatagtcataatattccATCGGCAATTTCACATCCTCAATATTCAAATGCGCTTACATATCCAACAACCTACACAAATCCATTACTTAGTGATCTATTAGCAAGCAACACAGCAGGAGTGGCATCAATGAACACCTATATGCAGCACcaaagttataattatagtaattctTACTCAAGTCAGAATAACTTGAAGACTCCCGATCACAATACTCAG gTTTCACCAGATTTGCCTGATGCTCGACTACCTAACATGCCAAATCACCTGGCTGCTGATACTATAAATCAAAtg TGTATGGCGGCCAACTGTACAAATTTTTCCAGTTTTTCTTGTAATACTTGTTTGGCTGCTTTTTATTGCAGTATACAATGCCAA AAATCTGATTGGCATTACCACCAAAACGAATGTTGTGTTTCTTATTAA
- the LOC100575277 gene encoding uncharacterized protein LOC100575277 isoform X1 — protein MNTFVRDGAVIRKRRARQSLSARSTEPERKKIYRAHNDGATSARRDLALSTLQIHSGESSVNQSKVVAAEKESRYSNVEFTRAKAFLYLNYKKISSSNVNKLLKEHLKKFDGNETHLKRTFEQCYDLTGSVEKSKAMMKQLATNTCSRLDLIPNLSSGVSERRLSILPCKVVEKTVKKHIIIKNKKSRDIRLKENIDNRNLTMFGKENSSTDKTIIYTTKLNDYIKEPIIDFDSDSTIVSDDEEIGKRSCMLTKAYSLRPDKGAIVRISSNLIKNNPQSNTICAKKSISTTSLSKTSVHKKFKKGSNICDTGDSKISASNMNNLEEINSQLNTDASIQNAESFALETGNHVGQIIIPQLKIDGIIKNSKVPAFEKNVEGENTVAHRNSEGPVLAQNIDDEETPPLVIDEFVENAESTVLETDVGEIMVSKLITEENVQSSNRTILETNTLVRKTIDLELEKSTSYQDLANSQIDTDIDDSKKQCALETDVGEDIVPKLMDKHFENTHSTALEINVERENTVPHENSEDPVLTQNIDDEETHPLVIDEFVENAESTVLETDVGEIMVSKLITEENVQSSNRTILETNTLVRKTIDLELEKFSSNPDLANCQIETNIDDSKKQSALETDVGEVMVPKLMDKYFENAHSTALKINVEGENTFAHRSSKGPVLAQNIDDEDTPPLVIDEFVENAESTVLKTDVGEIMVSKLTTEENVQSSNRTILEMNTLVGKIIDLELEKSTSDQGLVNSQINELKIDTYIDDSKKQSAFETDVGNSIIDENVQSSNSTILETNSLVGKIIDQELEKSISHQDLANYKINELHIDTDIDDLKNLSEILDHTNLVLKIRKIINTDDEVFKSSIIKDLATYFLNDDFLYKVDALWKTTESELVGELIIKLLNMFNDIKYNMAQFTGCLICIFREIAQKSSILPCQLKLKLIVFLDAVKKYIKFHDNALWRTWFLPSMFFDWCFTVASIFMNTKNEFKIDFNKSILRNATAYYKMVRRCAYLFINQDLKPSKSHKKSGIFELTRIDDLLEIDDIHATNDPKVIPNISIDIPLNDLKRKKLKTDDTRIDTINHTTSGNIEKVCLAPVDPKIPKIIVRPQFNYSNSFVNKLNWFNNNVSDLMKKFNVSTSNESIESSIVQNNTTYVDNNKVPSSVSKRRCVVTNENKPTQSKKSKTLDESPRVFFTIANNPKEFDISYGSSAIAQKSRSSAVSKNVSSSSTVPNNLSSSAAVPQSLVPSTVSHNLSPYYNHYSSSNTSSQLPVTSQTVASRSLSVYYNNINSNITQAPIGLPSLSNTTQSSDANTNPSLNINRTSIIYPPQSNNHRAIHHQSSAATNSQRPKAATTWPSNKYTNMCSDPSCSKSSTYTTQYTNSAASSYSQSTYSHNIPSAISHPQYSNALTYPTTYTNPLLSDLLASNTAGVASMNTYMQHQSYNYSNSYSSQNNLKTPDHNTQVSPDLPDARLPNMPNHLAADTINQMCMAANCTNFSSFSCNTCLAAFYCSIQCQKSDWHYHQNECCVSY, from the exons ATGAACACATTCGTGCGTGACGGTGCGGTAATCCGCAAAAGACGAGCTCGTCAGAGTTTGAGTGCGCGCAGCACCGAACCAGAGAGGAAAAAGATTTACAGGGCACACAACGACGGAGCGACATCAGCGCGGCGTGACCTTGCGTTAAGTACTCTCCAAATACATTCCGGTGAAAGTTCAGTCAACCAATCGAAG gttgtTGCAGCTGAGAAGGAATCCAGATATTCAAATGTTGAATTTACGCGAGCAAAAgcttttttgtatttaa attacAAGAAAATTAGTTCTTCTAACGTTAACAAACTTCTCAAAGAACATTTAAAGAAATTTGATGGAAATGAAACGCATTTAAAAAGG ACTTTTGAACAATGTTACGATTTAACCGGATCTGTAGAAAAGAGTAAAGCTATGATGAAACAACTTGCGACTAACACATGTTCAAGACTTGATCTTATACCTAATTTATCTTCAGGAGTTAGTGAAAG GAGGTTATCCATTTTGCCATGTAAAGTTGTcgaaaaaactgttaaaaaacacataataattaagaataaaaaaagtagGGATATccgtttaaaagaaaatattgataatcgAAATTTAACAATGTTTGGCAAGGAGAATTCATCAAcagataaaacaattatatatacaacaaaacTTAATGATTATATCAAAGAACCTATAATAGATTTTGATTCTGATTCAACAATAGTTTCAGATGATGAAGAAATTGGTAAAAGAAGTTGTATGCTAACTAAAGCTTATAGCCTACGACCAGACAAGGGTGCTATTGTCCGCATAAgttctaatttaattaaaaataatcctcaatcaaatacaatttgtgctaaaaaatcaatttcaacAACTAGTCTATCAAAAACTTcggttcataaaaaatttaaaaaaggttcaAATATTTGCGATACTGGAGATTCTAAAATATCGGCATCAAATATGAATAATCTTGAAGAGATAAATTCACAACTAAATACCGACGCAAGCATTCAAAACGCTGAAAGTTTTGCACTGGAAACGGGTAATCATGTTGGACAAATCATAATTCCACAGCTTAAAATTGacggaattattaaaaattccaaagtccctgcatttgaaaaaaacgtTGAAGGAGAAAATACTGTTGCACATAGAAATTCTGAAGGTCCAGTATTGGCTCAGAATATTGATGATGAAGAAACTCCTCCGTTAGTAATAGATGAATTTGTTGAAAATGCTGAGAGTACTGTATTGGAAACCGACGTTGGAGAAattatggtttcaaaattaataacagaAGAAAATGTTCAATCTTCCAATAGAACCATATTGGAAACGAATACTCTTGTTAGAAAAACTATAGATCTAGAATTAGAAAAATCTACAAGTTATCAAGATTTGGCCAATTCTCAAATTGATACAGATATTGATGATTCGAAAAAACAATGTGCATTGGAAACCGATGTGGGAGAAGATATAGTTCCAAAATTAATggacaaacattttgaaaatacccATAGTACTGCATTAGAAATAAACGTTGAAAGAGAAAATACAGTTCCACATGAAAATTCTGAAGATCCCGTATTGACTCAGAATATTGATGATGAAGAAACTCATCCGTTAGTAATAGATGAATTTGTTGAAAATGCTGAGAGTACTGTATTGGAAACCGACGTTGGAGAAattatggtttcaaaattaataacagaAGAAAATGTTCAATCTTCCAATAGAACCATATTGGAAACGAATACTCTTGTTAGAAAAACTATAGATCTAGAATTAGAAAAATTTTCAAGTAATCCAGATTTGGCCAATTGTCAAATTGAAACAAATATTGATGATTCGAAAAAACAATCTGCATTGGAAACCGACGTTGGAGAAGTTATGGTTCCAAAATTAAtggacaaatattttgaaaatgcccATAGTactgcattaaaaataaacgttgAAGGAGAAAATACATTTGCACATAGAAGTTCTAAAGGTCCAGTATTGGCTCAGAATATTGATGATGAAGATACTCCTCCGTTAGTAATAGATGAATTTGTTGAAAATGCCGAGAGTACTGTATTGAAAACTGATGTTGGAGAAattatggtttcaaaattaacaaCAGAAGAAAATGTTCAATCTTCCAATAGAACCATATTGGAAATGAATACTCTTGTTGGAAAAATTATAGATCTAGAATTAGAAAAATCTACAAGTGATCAAGGTTTGGTAAATTCTCAAATTAATGAATTGAAAATTGATACATATATTGATGATTCGAAAAAACAATCTGCGTTTGAAACCGACGTTGGAAATTCAATAATAGACGAAAATGTTCAATCTTCCAATAGTACAATATTGGAAACGAATTCTCTTGTTGGTAAAATTATAGATCAAGAATTAGAAAAATCTATAAGTCATCAAGATTTAgccaattataaaattaacgaaTTGCATATCGATACGGATATTGATGATTTGAAAAATCTATCGGAAATATTGGACCATACAAATTTAGTgcttaaaattagaaaaattattaacacgGATGATGAGGTATTTAAAAGTTCTATAATAAAAGATTTagctacatattttttaaatgatgattTTCTATACAAAGTAGATGCATTATGGAAAACTACTGAATCAGAACTTGTTGGAGAGTTAATCATAAAACTccttaatatgtttaatgacatcaaatataatatggcacAATTTACAGGTTGtttaatttgcatatttcgTGAAATCGCTCAAAAGTCTTCCATTCTCCCGTgtcaattgaaattaaaattgattgtgTTCCTTGATGCtgttaaaaaatacatcaaatttcATGATAATGCATTATGGAGAACTTGGTTTTTACCTAGTATGTTCTTCGATTGGTGTTTTACTGTCGCTTCTATTTTTATGAatactaaaaatgaatttaaaatagattttaataagtCAATTTTAAGAAATGCAACAGCGTACTATAAAATGGTTAGAAGGTGTGCAtatctatttattaatcaaGATTTGAAACCAAGTAAGTCACATAAGAAGAGTGGTATATTTGAATTGACTAGAATTGATGACCTCTTGGAAATTGATGATATACATGCCACGAATGATCCAAAAGTAATACCAAATATATCTATTGACATACCTTTGAATGATCTTAAACGCAAAAAACTGAAAACGGATGACACCCGTATAGATACTATTAATCATACTACATCAGGAAATATAGAGAAAGTGTGTCTTGCTCCAGTTGATcctaaaatacctaaaataatagtACGTcctcaatttaattattcaaattcattcgttaataagttaaattggtttaataataatgtcagtGACCTTATGAAAAAATTCAACGTATCAACTTCTAATGAAAGTATTGAAAGTTCTATTGTCCAAAATAATACTACATATGTTGATAACAATAAAGTACCATCATCTGTTAGTAAACGCCGATGTGTAgtaacaaatgaaaataaaccgACACAAAGTAAAAAATCCAAAACACTAGATGAATCTCCACGCGTATTTTTTACCATTGCAAATAATCCTAAAGAATTTGACATATCTTATGGTTCATCAGCAATCGCTCAGAAGTCGAGATCATCAGCAGTCTCTAAGAATGTAAGTTCATCATCAACAGTCCCTAATAATTTAAGTTCATCAGCAGCAGTTCCTCAGAGTTTAGTGCCATCAACAGTTTCTCATAATTTGAGTCCATATTACAATCATTATTCTTCTAGTAATACCAGTAGTCAACTTCCGGTAACTTCGCAAACAGTAGCCTCTCGAAGTTTAagtgtatattacaataatatcaattccAATATTACGCAGGCTCCTATTGGTTTGCCATCACTTTCTAATACTACACAATCTTCAGATGCGAATACAAATCCATCACTTAATATAAACAGAACATCTATTATTTATCCACCTCAATCAAATAACCACCGAGCGATTCACCATCAGAGTTCAGCTGCAACGAATTCACAGCGTCCAAAGGCAGCAACTACATGGCCATCAAACAAGTATACCAATATGTGTAGTGATCCTTCTTGCAGTAAATCTAGTACTTACACTACTCAATACACAAATTCTGCTGCCTCGTCGTATTCACAATCGacatatagtcataatattccATCGGCAATTTCACATCCTCAATATTCAAATGCGCTTACATATCCAACAACCTACACAAATCCATTACTTAGTGATCTATTAGCAAGCAACACAGCAGGAGTGGCATCAATGAACACCTATATGCAGCACcaaagttataattatagtaattctTACTCAAGTCAGAATAACTTGAAGACTCCCGATCACAATACTCAG gTTTCACCAGATTTGCCTGATGCTCGACTACCTAACATGCCAAATCACCTGGCTGCTGATACTATAAATCAAAtg TGTATGGCGGCCAACTGTACAAATTTTTCCAGTTTTTCTTGTAATACTTGTTTGGCTGCTTTTTATTGCAGTATACAATGCCAA AAATCTGATTGGCATTACCACCAAAACGAATGTTGTGTTTCTTATTAA